Genomic DNA from Primulina huaijiensis isolate GDHJ02 unplaced genomic scaffold, ASM1229523v2 scaffold205914, whole genome shotgun sequence:
GGCCAACCCTCTATTTGGATTCCAAAGGAATGCAAAAGAGAAGACATATTTTGGCATGCCATTTCCAGTTTATTAAGCTCCTTCCTAACTTCAGCGCGAATTACCTCTTTCAAGTTCATATTTTCCTCATCCTAGAAAGAAAGTGAATTAATCAACATTGATATAAAGATACAATCATCGTACAAATCTGGCTGCTATACAcaacacaaaatatatattaagtggacaaagaaaaaggaattttttttaaaaaaacaggaTCTTGCTAACCTTCTTTTGAGTACTTCGCATTTCCTCTATACGTTCCTTTTGTCTTCTTTTCATGTCCATCAAACGCATACTTTCAGCTTTTCTTCTCTTCTGCAACCGGCGCAAGTGTTGAGCTTCTTCAGCCTAAAAAAAACGTGTAATTATCTGCAAAACTATCTCTGTTGTGATAGTAAAACTACATTCACTGAATCACAAAGTAAGGTCAGATTAAAAAATGGACAAACTTCTTCAAACAATGTTAAGTAAATAGGATTTATCAAGAacgggaaaaaatattttaacgccCAAAAATTTTGAGGTGTTTagtcaaaaattaattaaaagagttgaataaaaataataacaatacattaattaaataaaatga
This window encodes:
- the LOC140966393 gene encoding uncharacterized protein: MRLMDMKRRQKERIEEMRSTQKKDEENMNLKEVIRAEVRKELNKLEMACQNMSSLLHSFGIQIEGWPNPSPQEVQTAYKKALLTFHPDRALQSDIRQQVEAEEKFKIVNRFKEKYAFVL